From Spartinivicinus ruber, the proteins below share one genomic window:
- a CDS encoding ABC transporter substrate-binding protein has translation MVLWRGDTPAEIGFKQQLTSYGYDTWYTVFDAKQNRENLVWFIQSEINPNLKLYDYIYTFGTTVSVLVKQKQITNIPQLFMVVSDPVKAGLVESLTQPVGGNIIGTTSTISLYKQLYNAKKLLDFTKIGFLFNPRELNSKHIADKLFNLQAELGFEVKRFRIKPDKKATIEDFNVIMEKIAKADIGTVYLSSDSFLLSKRKLLTKALLNHKLKSIASEEAFVSDGALLGTVASYEKLGQRVADVIHKHKQGDKIANMQVITPQYVKFIINANTLRQLNIKTNLNKLENVVFIGGSN, from the coding sequence ATGGTTTTGTGGCGCGGTGATACACCTGCTGAAATTGGCTTCAAGCAACAGTTAACCAGCTATGGTTATGACACTTGGTATACTGTTTTTGATGCAAAGCAAAACAGAGAAAATTTAGTGTGGTTTATTCAGTCTGAAATCAACCCCAACCTTAAACTCTACGACTATATCTATACTTTTGGCACCACTGTTTCTGTACTAGTAAAGCAAAAACAAATAACGAATATACCTCAATTATTTATGGTTGTTTCTGATCCAGTTAAAGCTGGATTAGTTGAATCGTTAACTCAACCTGTTGGCGGAAATATTATTGGAACTACCAGTACTATCTCTTTATATAAGCAACTTTATAATGCAAAAAAACTACTTGATTTCACCAAAATTGGGTTTTTATTTAACCCAAGAGAGTTAAACTCTAAGCATATAGCAGATAAACTATTTAATTTACAAGCAGAATTAGGGTTTGAAGTAAAGCGTTTTAGGATTAAGCCAGACAAAAAGGCCACTATTGAGGACTTTAATGTCATCATGGAAAAAATTGCTAAAGCAGATATTGGCACTGTTTATTTATCCAGCGACAGCTTTTTACTATCAAAGCGAAAGTTATTAACCAAAGCTCTCCTCAACCATAAACTTAAATCTATTGCCTCTGAAGAAGCATTTGTATCAGATGGTGCATTACTAGGCACTGTTGCTAGTTATGAGAAACTTGGTCAAAGAGTTGCTGACGTTATCCACAAACATAAACAAGGAGACAAAATTGCTAATATGCAAGTAATAACACCTCAATATGTTAAATTTATTATTAATGCAAACACTCTCAGGCAACTAAATATCAAAACCAACCTTAACAAGCTCGAAAATGTAGTTTTCATTGGTGGCTCAAATTAA